The following proteins are encoded in a genomic region of Dialister hominis:
- a CDS encoding aminotransferase class I/II-fold pyridoxal phosphate-dependent enzyme, whose protein sequence is MPSVISELSGMINQKLTEVPPSAIRAFDNEISSVPGIIKLTLGEPDFAVPDHVKMAAVKSIAEDDSHYSQSAGKIELREAIAAYLKRTRNVDYDPASEIVVAVGATEALAACTFALLNPGDKVLVPTPVFPLYFPLISLTGAEVVMINTAPEGFVLTPERLKKVLEEEGSSVKAILLNYPSNPTGRSYSAKLLDELAEILKEHHLLVLADEIYSELTYDAEHSSLATRLPGQTLLISGLSKSHAMTGYRLGYVAGPSQLIGAVTKMHAFMVTCINDSAQAAAVEALNHGDNDPVVFREAYRHRRDYMVGRMRKMGFEMAVPEGAFYVFAKIPKEFGTDDFAFALRLAKEGRLGIIPGSVFGSGGEGYVRISYAASDEKIEEAMNRLEEFVSHI, encoded by the coding sequence ATGCCATCAGTTATTTCAGAATTAAGCGGGATGATTAATCAGAAGCTGACAGAGGTACCGCCGTCAGCGATTCGTGCATTTGACAATGAAATTTCATCTGTCCCGGGAATTATCAAATTAACATTGGGCGAACCGGATTTTGCTGTGCCTGACCACGTCAAAATGGCTGCGGTCAAGAGCATTGCAGAAGACGATTCCCATTACTCCCAGTCAGCCGGAAAGATTGAACTTAGGGAAGCCATCGCAGCGTATCTGAAACGCACAAGAAATGTCGACTATGATCCGGCTTCCGAAATCGTAGTTGCTGTCGGGGCAACAGAAGCACTGGCTGCCTGCACATTTGCTCTCCTGAATCCGGGAGACAAGGTCCTTGTGCCGACACCGGTTTTCCCTCTGTACTTCCCGCTCATTTCCCTTACAGGAGCAGAGGTCGTCATGATCAATACGGCTCCGGAGGGTTTTGTACTGACTCCGGAACGTCTGAAAAAGGTGCTTGAAGAGGAAGGAAGCAGCGTCAAGGCTATCCTCCTCAATTATCCGTCGAACCCGACAGGACGTTCCTATTCGGCCAAGCTGCTCGATGAACTGGCTGAAATCCTGAAAGAACATCATCTGCTGGTTCTGGCGGATGAAATCTACTCCGAACTGACTTATGATGCGGAGCATTCATCCCTGGCAACCCGTCTTCCGGGACAGACTTTGCTGATTTCTGGCTTGTCCAAGTCCCATGCCATGACCGGGTATCGTTTAGGATACGTGGCCGGACCTTCCCAGCTAATCGGTGCAGTCACAAAGATGCATGCATTTATGGTGACCTGCATCAATGACTCCGCACAGGCTGCTGCTGTTGAAGCGTTGAATCATGGAGATAACGATCCGGTTGTCTTCAGGGAAGCATACAGGCACCGCAGAGATTATATGGTGGGCCGCATGCGCAAGATGGGATTTGAAATGGCAGTGCCGGAGGGCGCATTCTATGTATTTGCCAAGATCCCGAAGGAATTCGGAACAGACGACTTTGCTTTTGCATTAAGACTGGCCAAGGAAGGCAGGCTGGGAATTATCCCGGGATCCGTCTTTGGAAGCGGCGGCGAAGGATACGTAAGAATTTCCTATGCGGCATCCGATGAGAAAATCGAAGAGGCAATGAACCGTCTCGAAGAGTTTGTCAGCCATATCTGA
- the purH gene encoding bifunctional phosphoribosylaminoimidazolecarboxamide formyltransferase/IMP cyclohydrolase — protein MAVKRALISVSDKTGVVDFARGLHELGVEIISTGGTMKAIADAGIPVKSVSEVTGFPEMMDGRVKTLHPMIHGGILAIRDNPEHVKAMKEHGITGIDLVAVNLYPFRETIAKPDVTRAEAIENIDIGGPSMVRAAAKNYKYVAVVVDPKQYDDILERIKNDQLTDEFRLDLSRKAFLHTGLYDCAIADYLTKQVNGDNDTLPDIYSMAYVKLQDLRYGENPHQKAAFYKDPEATGGIAAAKQLHGKELSYNNIVDMEAAWDLACEWKDQPACVIVKHTNPCGTALGSTALEAFQRAFDADSKSAFGGIVAMNRECDKETAEAMKPIFFEVVMAPKFSKEAFDILSTKRNIRLIEVPSSEKEELQLHKVSGGLLVQTPDNSAETRKDCKVVTDRAPTEEEWQALEFAWKIVKHVKSNAIVLTGKDVTLGVGAGQMNRVGAADIAIAEAGEKSKGSVMSSDAFFPFGDTIEAAGKAGVTAVIQPGGSIRDQESIDMANKYGIAMVFTGHRHFRHS, from the coding sequence ATGGCAGTCAAAAGAGCGCTTATCAGCGTATCTGATAAGACAGGTGTTGTAGATTTCGCAAGAGGACTTCATGAACTCGGCGTGGAAATCATTTCCACAGGCGGAACCATGAAGGCAATCGCAGATGCAGGCATTCCTGTAAAATCTGTTTCTGAAGTTACCGGTTTCCCGGAAATGATGGATGGCAGAGTCAAGACACTGCATCCGATGATCCACGGCGGCATCCTTGCTATCCGTGACAACCCGGAACATGTCAAGGCCATGAAGGAACACGGCATTACAGGCATCGACCTCGTAGCCGTCAACCTGTACCCGTTCAGGGAAACCATTGCAAAGCCTGATGTCACCAGAGCTGAAGCTATCGAAAACATCGATATCGGCGGCCCGTCCATGGTCCGTGCAGCAGCAAAGAACTACAAGTACGTTGCTGTTGTCGTCGATCCCAAGCAGTATGATGACATTCTTGAAAGAATTAAAAATGACCAGCTGACTGATGAATTCCGTCTGGACCTCTCCAGAAAGGCATTTCTCCACACAGGCCTTTACGACTGCGCTATCGCTGACTATCTGACAAAACAGGTTAATGGGGATAACGATACACTGCCGGATATTTACAGCATGGCTTATGTCAAGCTGCAGGACCTGCGCTACGGCGAAAACCCGCATCAGAAAGCTGCATTCTACAAGGATCCGGAAGCAACAGGCGGCATCGCTGCTGCCAAGCAGCTCCACGGCAAGGAACTTTCCTACAACAATATCGTTGATATGGAAGCAGCATGGGATCTTGCCTGCGAATGGAAAGACCAGCCGGCATGCGTCATCGTCAAGCACACGAACCCATGCGGCACCGCTCTTGGAAGCACAGCTCTTGAAGCATTCCAGAGAGCCTTCGACGCTGACAGCAAATCTGCTTTCGGCGGCATCGTTGCCATGAACCGTGAATGCGACAAGGAAACCGCTGAAGCTATGAAGCCGATTTTCTTCGAAGTCGTCATGGCTCCAAAATTCTCCAAGGAAGCTTTCGACATCCTCAGCACGAAGAGAAATATCCGTCTGATCGAAGTACCATCTTCCGAAAAAGAAGAACTCCAGCTGCACAAGGTTTCCGGCGGACTTCTCGTACAGACACCGGACAACAGCGCTGAAACAAGAAAAGACTGCAAGGTCGTAACTGACCGTGCTCCGACAGAAGAAGAATGGCAGGCACTGGAATTTGCATGGAAGATCGTCAAGCATGTCAAATCCAATGCTATCGTTCTGACCGGCAAGGACGTAACACTCGGCGTCGGTGCTGGACAGATGAACCGCGTCGGCGCAGCTGACATTGCCATTGCTGAAGCAGGAGAAAAATCCAAGGGCTCCGTCATGAGCTCCGATGCATTCTTCCCGTTCGGCGATACCATTGAAGCCGCAGGCAAGGCAGGCGTAACCGCTGTCATTCAGCCAGGCGGATCCATCAGGGATCAGGAATCCATCGATATGGCCAACAAGTACGGCATTGCCATGGTATTCACCGGTCACCGTCATTTCCGTCACAGCTAA
- the purN gene encoding phosphoribosylglycinamide formyltransferase, translated as MNKKRIVIFASGRGSNAEAIHEACENGTVNGEVVGVICDHAGAQVLERARRWNVPSTVIELKSFENKAAFNDALLEAAVSYKPDLICLAGYMRICGENLIHAFPNRIINIHPALLPSFRGLHAQRQAIEAGVKVAGCTVHFVGTGLDDGPIITQTAVPVYDDDTEDTLSARILEQEHPSYVRAVAAYCRDELTIEGHHVSGMHGHH; from the coding sequence ATGAACAAAAAGAGAATTGTAATATTTGCATCAGGCCGCGGCTCAAACGCCGAAGCCATCCATGAAGCCTGCGAAAACGGGACAGTCAACGGAGAGGTCGTTGGCGTCATCTGTGATCACGCAGGAGCGCAGGTCCTTGAAAGAGCCAGGCGCTGGAATGTACCCTCCACGGTCATCGAATTAAAATCCTTCGAGAACAAGGCAGCTTTCAATGATGCCCTCCTCGAAGCAGCTGTATCATATAAGCCCGATCTCATCTGCCTTGCCGGCTACATGAGAATCTGCGGAGAAAATCTGATTCATGCATTCCCGAACCGGATCATCAACATCCATCCGGCTCTGCTTCCGAGCTTCCGCGGGCTTCATGCCCAGAGACAGGCCATTGAAGCCGGCGTCAAAGTCGCAGGCTGCACGGTCCACTTCGTCGGAACGGGCCTTGATGACGGCCCGATCATCACGCAGACTGCAGTTCCCGTCTATGATGATGATACGGAAGACACGCTGTCCGCCCGCATCCTGGAACAGGAACATCCTTCCTACGTCCGCGCTGTCGCTGCTTACTGCAGGGATGAGCTTACGATTGAAGGGCACCATGTTTCCGGCATGCACGGCCACCATTAA
- the purD gene encoding phosphoribosylamine--glycine ligase, with protein MKVLVIGSGGREHALLWKLSQSPSVTELYAVPGNEGMADIASLVPVKSNEDILDFARLMQIDLTVAGPETVLTEGLADQFEAEGLAFFGPPKAAARIEGSKSFAKSLMKKYGIPTAAYEVFTDEDKAVEYLKTQSFPIVIKADGLAAGKGVIIAKDLEEATHTVKDMLEGNSFGDAGRSVVIEEFMTGEEASVLCFCDGTTVVPMVSSQDHKRIGDGDTGPNTGGMGAYAPAPVMTRELIEEANVRILRPMAAAMKKEGYPFKGCLYAGLMITDEGPKVVEFNCRFGDPETEAVLPLLDGDLAQIMLDCVNGKLTHEEVTWKDGYAVDVVLASGGYPASHTSGEIISGIEDAKKEDCIVFHAGTAKKNGEFVVNGGRVLNVVAIAPTLEEAKEKAYKGVSRIHWMGMQYRHDIADKGIKHLKDHQ; from the coding sequence ATGAAAGTATTGGTTATTGGAAGCGGCGGACGCGAACATGCGCTGCTTTGGAAGCTCTCCCAGAGTCCTTCCGTTACAGAACTTTATGCAGTCCCGGGCAATGAAGGCATGGCAGACATCGCCTCCCTCGTTCCGGTAAAGAGCAATGAAGATATTCTGGATTTCGCAAGACTCATGCAGATCGATTTGACCGTAGCAGGACCAGAAACGGTTCTGACCGAAGGCCTTGCCGATCAGTTCGAGGCAGAAGGACTTGCTTTCTTCGGCCCGCCCAAAGCGGCAGCCCGCATTGAAGGCTCCAAGAGCTTTGCAAAATCTCTCATGAAGAAATACGGTATCCCGACAGCCGCCTATGAAGTATTCACTGACGAAGACAAAGCTGTCGAATACCTGAAGACACAGTCCTTCCCGATTGTCATCAAGGCTGACGGACTTGCAGCAGGCAAGGGCGTCATCATTGCCAAGGATCTGGAAGAAGCCACCCATACTGTCAAGGATATGCTCGAAGGCAATTCCTTCGGCGATGCAGGCCGCTCCGTTGTCATTGAAGAATTCATGACAGGCGAGGAGGCGAGCGTTCTCTGCTTCTGCGACGGAACGACTGTCGTTCCGATGGTTTCCTCCCAGGATCACAAGAGAATCGGCGACGGGGATACCGGCCCGAATACCGGCGGCATGGGCGCCTATGCTCCTGCTCCGGTCATGACCCGTGAACTCATTGAAGAAGCCAATGTAAGAATCCTCCGTCCGATGGCAGCTGCCATGAAGAAGGAAGGATATCCATTCAAAGGCTGCCTCTATGCAGGTCTCATGATCACCGATGAAGGACCGAAGGTCGTTGAATTCAACTGCCGCTTCGGCGATCCGGAAACAGAAGCTGTACTTCCGCTTCTCGATGGCGATCTTGCACAAATCATGCTCGACTGCGTCAACGGAAAACTTACACATGAAGAAGTGACATGGAAAGACGGCTATGCTGTCGATGTCGTCCTGGCGTCCGGCGGTTATCCTGCTTCCCATACATCCGGCGAAATCATCAGCGGCATTGAAGATGCCAAGAAGGAAGACTGCATCGTATTCCATGCAGGCACTGCTAAGAAGAACGGCGAATTCGTCGTCAATGGCGGCCGCGTGCTGAATGTTGTCGCCATTGCCCCGACGCTGGAAGAAGCCAAGGAAAAAGCCTACAAGGGCGTTTCCCGCATCCACTGGATGGGCATGCAGTACCGTCACGACATCGCTGACAAGGGCATCAAGCACCTGAAGGATCATCAGTAA
- a CDS encoding N-acetyldiaminopimelate deacetylase, with amino-acid sequence MLKEDDLITIRRHLHQIPEVALEEVETHAFLMQVIGMMDQKFLKILEPKELPTAILVRVQGSDPSRTIGYRTDIDGLPVDEKTGLPYASQHPGKMHACGHDMHMTVALGVLDYFASHQPKDNLVFFFQPAEESEAGGKRAYELGLFEGEWRPDEFYGLHVNPKMQTGVIGCRMGTLFAGTTEVNIDVIGKGGHAAFPQDAKDAVVAASALVMQVQTIISRSINPIESGVITLGKFEAGTIRNVIADHARLEGTIRGLTQVMIEKIKERVQEICEGIERSFEVEVRLGLNQGGYFPVENDPVLTKRFIRFMQENPDVVYEEVPPAMTGEDFGYLLHQFPGTMFWLGVDGGAQLHESSMSPKEGAIQKGITAITEFLEYRMITEE; translated from the coding sequence ATGCTCAAAGAGGACGATCTGATCACGATCCGTCGTCATCTGCACCAGATACCGGAAGTCGCACTGGAAGAAGTGGAAACACATGCATTCCTCATGCAGGTGATCGGCATGATGGACCAGAAGTTTTTGAAAATCCTGGAGCCGAAAGAGCTTCCGACTGCGATACTGGTAAGAGTGCAGGGATCCGACCCGTCCCGGACAATCGGGTACAGGACGGATATCGACGGACTTCCTGTTGATGAAAAAACAGGACTTCCGTACGCATCGCAGCATCCGGGAAAAATGCATGCCTGCGGCCATGATATGCATATGACAGTCGCACTTGGCGTATTGGATTATTTTGCAAGCCACCAGCCGAAGGACAATCTGGTATTTTTCTTCCAGCCTGCCGAAGAAAGCGAAGCAGGCGGAAAGCGTGCCTACGAACTCGGCCTCTTCGAAGGAGAATGGCGTCCGGATGAATTTTACGGACTCCATGTAAACCCGAAAATGCAGACAGGGGTTATCGGATGCCGTATGGGAACACTCTTTGCCGGCACGACTGAAGTCAATATCGATGTGATCGGCAAGGGCGGCCATGCTGCATTCCCGCAGGATGCAAAGGATGCCGTCGTGGCTGCCAGCGCCCTTGTCATGCAAGTGCAGACAATCATTTCCCGCTCGATCAATCCGATAGAATCTGGGGTCATTACCCTTGGAAAATTCGAGGCAGGCACGATCAGGAATGTCATTGCCGATCATGCGCGCCTTGAAGGAACGATACGCGGCCTGACACAGGTGATGATCGAAAAGATCAAGGAACGTGTTCAGGAAATCTGCGAAGGAATTGAGAGAAGCTTTGAAGTGGAAGTCAGGCTGGGACTCAATCAGGGCGGATATTTCCCTGTTGAGAATGATCCTGTGCTGACAAAGCGCTTCATCAGATTCATGCAGGAAAATCCTGATGTAGTCTATGAGGAAGTGCCGCCTGCCATGACAGGAGAGGACTTCGGTTATCTTCTGCATCAGTTTCCGGGAACCATGTTCTGGCTGGGCGTTGATGGCGGAGCCCAGCTCCATGAATCTTCCATGAGCCCTAAGGAAGGGGCTATCCAAAAGGGGATAACAGCCATTACTGAATTCTTAGAATACCGCATGATTACAGAAGAGTAA